A part of Entelurus aequoreus isolate RoL-2023_Sb linkage group LG10, RoL_Eaeq_v1.1, whole genome shotgun sequence genomic DNA contains:
- the lmf2a gene encoding lipase maturation factor 2a yields the protein MGEIILPRRMFLWCMAAIYLIAFVSLYVQIPGLYGNDGLLPARRQLRYSGKSLWEQLLTSPTVLWFGPGLGLDTHTGMELLCLIGAGLSLAAMLVGALRDSVVFFCLWAMYLSLYQVGQVFLYFQWDNLLLETGFLCILVAPMTLIRGSRAPREHDGVTFWLIRWLLFRLMFASGVVKLTSRCPTWWGLTALTYHYETQCLPTPLAWFAHQLPVWWQKLSVVGAYVLEIGVPLLFFSPLRRLRLGAFYLQVLLQVMIVLSGNYNFFNLLTMVLSLSLLDDQHVHFWLRKPTQSSHKGSKLGSWLCYLLELAVWSLIIFGTVVCFDLKVDTAKGAITSKIAFTYHQFNQFLKSVTIPCVWMGVLALMWEMLTAMFRCACVSGFLRRFCATLQWTVFAASAVAMFTISLVPFTYIEYDSNARLWPSVRQSYELVDRYQLVNSYGLFRRMTGVGGRPEVVIEGSNDGLTWTEIEFMYKPGNMSAPPPVVTPHQPRLDWQMWFAALGSHTQAPWFTSLMYRLLQGKRDVIELIQSDVTRYPFHLEPPAYLRAHRYRYWFTEPKEDGPYPQRWWRRVYDDEYYPTVHLGNSFLESMLEQHGLKDKSPPRRSSNSNIALAVKWMRDLVTGVPAPVLIWTLIGCSATLCLLQALTKRRTADDSENAGDPKASTTDDKGEDLGTSARLKTGDEDVEEKDEEEEFENEGEEDDEKESISNEEEEEEEEEEQ from the exons ATGGGGGAAATCATTCTGCCACGACGTATGTTCCTCTGGTGCATGGCGGCCATCTATTTGATAGCCTTTGTGTCCCTCTACGTGCAGATACCAG GTCTCTATGGCAACGATGGTCTGCTGCCTGCTCGTAGGCAGCTGCGCTACAGCGGCAAGTCTCTTTGGGAGCAGCTGCTGACCTCTCCCACCGTGCTCTGGTTCGGACCTGGCCTCGGCCTGGACACGCACACCGGCATGGAGCTGCTGTGCCTCATTGGGGCCGGGCTTAGCTTGGCCGCCATGCTGGTGGGGGCGCTACGAGACAGCGTGGTGTTTTTCTGCCTGTGGGCTATGTACTTGTCATTATACCAG GTGGGGCAGGTTTTCCTTTACTTCCAATG GGACAACCTACTTCTGGAGACGGGCTTCCTCTGCATCCTCGTTGCGCCGATGACTCTAATCAGGGGGTCTCGAGCGCCCAGGGAGCACGATGGCGTGACCTTCTGGCTGATCCGCTGGCTGCTTTTCCGCCTCATGTTTGCCTCCGGAGTAGTGAAGCTCACCTCGCGTTGTCCTACTTGGTGGGGCTTAACCG CCTTGACGTATCACTACGAGACCCAATGCCTTCCCACCCCTCTGGCCTGGTTTGCCCACCAGCTGCCAGTGTGGTGGCAGAAGCTGAGCGTGGTAGGAGCCTACGTCTTGGAGATCGGCGTACCGCTGCTTTTCTTCAGTCCGCTACGCAGGCTCCGACTGGGCGCCTTCTACCTGCAA GTGCTGCTGCAAGTCATGATCGTTCTGTCGGGCAACTACAACTTCTTCAACCTTTTAACAATGGTCCTGAGTCTGTCTCTGCTCGATGACCAGCACGTCCACTTCTGGCTGCGCAAGCCGACACAAAGCAGCCACAAAG GTTCCAAGTTGGGGTCATGGTTGTGTTACCTGCTGGAGCTTGCTGTCTGGTCTCTGATTATTTTTGGCACCGTTGTGTGTTTTGACCTGAAAGTGGATACAGCAAAGGGTGCTATCACTTCCAAAATAG CGTTCACCTACCATCAATTCAACCAGTTTCTGAAGAGTGTCACCATTCCGTGTGTGTGGATGGGAGTTCTGGCCCTCATGTGGGAGATGCTCACAGCCATGTTCAG GTGTGCATGTGTGTCTGGTTTCCTGAGAAGGTTTTGTGCCACTCTTCAGTGGACAGTGTTTGCTGCATCTGCGGTCGCCATGTTCACCATCAGTCTG GTGCCATTTACCTACATAGAATATGACTCCAATGCCAGGCTGTGGCCCAGTGTGCGTCAATCTTACGAGCTGGTGGATCGTTACCAGCTGGTTAACTCATACGGTTTGTTCAGAAGGATGACCGGCGTCGGCGGGCGGCCCGAGGTCGTCATAGAAGGTAGTAACGACGGCCTAACGTGGACG GAAATCGAGTTTATGTACAAACCTGGCAACATGAGCGCTCCGCCCCCCGTGGTGACGCCCCACCAGCCCCGCTTGGACTGGCAGATGTGGTTCGCTGCTCTCGGGAGTCACACGCAGGCCCCGTGGTTCACCAGCCTCATGTACCGACTTCTGCAGGGCAAGAGAGACG tgatcgagctgatccagtcggacgtCACTCGGTACCCGTTCCACCTGGAGCCCCCCGCCTACCTGCGAGCACACCGCTACAGATACTGGTTCACTGAACCAAAAGAGGATGG ACCATACCCACAGCGATGGTGGAGGCGGGTCTATGATGATGAATACTATCCCACGGTGCATCTGGGCAACTCATTCCTGGAGAGCATGCTGGAGCAACACGGACTCAAG GACAAATCACCTCCCCGTCGCAGCTCCAACTCCAACATTGCCCTCGCAGTGAAGTGGATGCGTGACCTGGTCACGGGTGTTCCGGCTCCTGTGCTCATCTGGACCCTCATTGGCTGCAGCGCCACCCTGTGCCTACTGCAGGCGCTGACAAAGAGACGAACGGCGGACGATTCTGAAAATGCCGGTGACCCAAAAGCAAGTACGACCGACGACAAAGGGGAGGATTTGGGAACGTCAGCTAGACTAAAGACGGGGGATGAGGATGTAGAGGAAAAGGATGAGGAAGAAGAGTTTGAGAATGAGGGGGAGGAAGATGATGAGAAAGAGAGTATCAgcaatgaggaggaggaggaagaggaggaggaggaacagTGA